The following coding sequences are from one Streptomyces venezuelae window:
- a CDS encoding TAXI family TRAP transporter solute-binding subunit: MLKALPQISRRRALQGSAAALVVFGLLMWWLLPMGEDSPSGRITFSTGVREGVYERYGKLLETAISKDMPDVDVELLNSEGSQQNVARVATGKSDFTIAAADAVETYRLDAAPGWYRLRGCTRLYDDYVQLVVPRSSKVKDVADLRGKRVAVGQDHSGVRLIADRVLSAAGLEPGTDIKPVSAGIDTMPGLLKSGSIDAFFWSGGLPTNSVRALSKKMDIRLVKLGYLVEALHKQGGGSRYYRAATMPADAYPEAQQGSAVPTLAVANLLVTTDRTDPALTEQLTRTVIDSRDHIGDQVHAAQVVDLRTALFTDPLPLHKGARRYYRSVKP; the protein is encoded by the coding sequence ATGCTCAAGGCACTTCCCCAGATCAGCAGGCGCCGCGCTCTGCAGGGTTCCGCCGCGGCCCTCGTGGTGTTCGGTCTGCTGATGTGGTGGCTGCTGCCCATGGGCGAGGACTCCCCGAGCGGGCGGATCACGTTCAGCACGGGCGTACGGGAAGGCGTGTACGAGCGGTACGGCAAGCTCCTGGAGACGGCGATCTCCAAGGACATGCCGGACGTCGACGTCGAGCTCCTCAACAGCGAGGGCTCGCAGCAGAACGTCGCGCGCGTGGCCACCGGGAAGTCCGACTTCACCATCGCGGCGGCCGACGCCGTGGAGACGTACCGTCTGGACGCCGCACCGGGCTGGTACCGGCTGCGTGGCTGCACGCGCCTGTACGACGACTACGTCCAGCTCGTCGTGCCCCGGTCCTCGAAGGTCAAGGACGTCGCCGACCTGCGCGGCAAGCGCGTGGCGGTGGGCCAGGACCACTCCGGGGTGCGGCTCATAGCCGATCGGGTGCTGAGTGCCGCGGGCCTCGAACCGGGAACCGACATCAAGCCGGTATCCGCCGGGATAGACACCATGCCCGGTCTCCTGAAGAGCGGCTCCATCGACGCGTTCTTCTGGTCCGGCGGGCTCCCGACCAACTCCGTGCGTGCCCTCTCCAAGAAGATGGACATCAGGCTGGTGAAACTGGGTTACCTCGTGGAGGCGCTGCACAAGCAGGGCGGCGGCTCGCGGTACTACCGGGCCGCGACGATGCCGGCGGACGCGTATCCCGAGGCCCAGCAGGGGTCCGCCGTCCCGACGCTGGCCGTGGCGAATCTCCTGGTGACCACGGACCGCACCGATCCCGCGCTCACCGAGCAGCTGACGCGCACCGTCATCGACAGCCGCGACCACATCGGCGACCAGGTGCACGCGGCGCAGGTGGTGGACTTGCGCACCGCGCTCTTCACGGACCCGCTCCCGCTGCACAAAGGGGCGCGCCGCTACTACCGCTCGGTCAAGCCCTGA
- the miaA gene encoding tRNA (adenosine(37)-N6)-dimethylallyltransferase MiaA, with product MSSTAPAPRVIAVVGPTAAGKSDLGVFLAQRLGGEIVNADSMQLYRGMDIGTAKLTPDERGGVPHHLLDIWDVTEAASVAEYQKLARAEIDRLLAEGRWPILVGGSGLYVKGAVDHLEFPGTDPDVRARLEEELTLRGSGALHDRLAAADPEAARAILPSNGRRIVRALEVIEITGKPFTANLPGHESVYDTIQIGVDVARPELDERIATRVDRMWERGLVDEVRALEAQGLREGRTAARALGYQQVLAALAGECTEDEARAETVRATKRFARRQDSWFRRDPRVHWLSGALADHEELPARALALVERPVTA from the coding sequence GTGAGTAGCACTGCCCCCGCCCCGCGGGTCATCGCCGTCGTCGGTCCGACCGCGGCAGGAAAGTCCGATCTGGGCGTTTTCCTCGCCCAGCGTCTCGGCGGCGAAATCGTCAACGCCGACTCGATGCAGCTCTACCGAGGGATGGACATCGGTACCGCCAAGCTGACGCCTGATGAGCGCGGCGGCGTGCCCCACCACCTCCTCGACATCTGGGACGTCACGGAGGCCGCCAGTGTCGCCGAGTACCAGAAGCTGGCCCGCGCCGAGATCGACCGTCTCCTCGCCGAGGGGCGCTGGCCGATCCTCGTCGGCGGTTCCGGCCTCTACGTCAAGGGGGCCGTGGACCACCTGGAGTTCCCCGGCACCGACCCCGACGTGCGGGCCCGCCTGGAGGAAGAGCTCACGCTGCGCGGTTCGGGGGCCCTGCACGACCGCCTCGCCGCCGCCGACCCCGAGGCGGCCCGGGCCATCCTGCCCAGCAACGGCCGTCGGATCGTCCGCGCTCTGGAGGTCATCGAGATCACCGGCAAGCCCTTCACCGCCAACCTCCCCGGCCACGAATCCGTGTACGACACGATCCAGATCGGCGTCGACGTGGCACGCCCCGAGCTCGACGAACGCATCGCCACGCGCGTGGACCGCATGTGGGAGCGCGGCCTGGTCGACGAAGTGCGGGCCCTGGAGGCTCAGGGGCTGCGCGAGGGGCGTACGGCCGCACGCGCACTCGGCTACCAGCAGGTGCTCGCGGCGCTCGCGGGGGAGTGCACCGAGGACGAGGCGCGCGCCGAAACCGTGCGCGCCACCAAGCGCTTCGCGCGGCGCCAGGACTCCTGGTTCCGCCGCGATCCACGGGTGCACTGGCTGAGCGGGGCACTGGCCGACCACGAGGAACTCCCGGCACGCGCGCTGGCGTTGGTCGAACGACCGGTCACAGCCTGA
- a CDS encoding sensor histidine kinase → MRSRLLPLLIVLMAGVLLALGFPLAVSVAAAQQQKVVVDRIDDTARFASLAQFVTKRPRGPSGSGGTDERRETLQNELDDYYDVYGIRAGVFYRDDGAMAKSPSGWFLPRHGALRGAFEEALRSRGSHDPEQVWPWQRGRLAVASPVIKDGDVIAVVVTDSPTGRMRSKTLHGWLLIAAGESAAMLLAVGAALRLTGWVLRPVRILDATTHDIATGRLKSRVAAAGGPPELQRLARSFNEMADNVQDVLEQQRAFVADASHQLRNPLSALLLRIELLALELPEGNEEVASVRTEGKRLAQVLDDLLDLALAEHAAADLSVVDIGELTAERVAAWRPLADERGVRLTGDCPATTGWADPIALSSALDAVIDNALKFTPEGGDVRVAVASSNGTTTVVVTDGGPGLTEDELARVGDRFWRSNRHQNVQGSGLGLSISRTLLAAGGGSIAYARHEPHGLRVTVSIPRSEPPDTA, encoded by the coding sequence GTGCGTTCCCGCCTCCTCCCGCTGCTGATCGTCCTCATGGCGGGCGTACTGCTCGCACTCGGCTTCCCGCTCGCCGTCAGCGTCGCCGCGGCCCAGCAGCAGAAGGTGGTCGTCGACCGGATCGACGACACCGCGCGCTTCGCCTCGCTCGCACAGTTCGTCACCAAACGTCCCCGAGGTCCATCGGGATCGGGCGGCACGGACGAGCGCCGCGAGACGCTGCAGAACGAACTGGACGACTACTACGACGTCTACGGCATCCGCGCGGGCGTCTTCTACCGCGACGACGGCGCCATGGCAAAGTCCCCGAGCGGCTGGTTCCTGCCCCGCCACGGCGCCCTGCGCGGCGCCTTCGAGGAGGCGCTGCGCTCCCGCGGCAGCCATGACCCGGAGCAGGTCTGGCCCTGGCAGCGAGGGCGACTCGCCGTCGCCTCCCCGGTGATCAAGGACGGGGACGTCATCGCGGTCGTCGTCACGGATTCGCCGACCGGACGCATGCGCTCCAAGACCCTGCACGGCTGGCTGCTCATCGCCGCGGGTGAATCGGCGGCGATGCTGCTGGCCGTCGGCGCGGCCCTGCGGCTCACCGGCTGGGTGCTGCGCCCGGTGCGGATCCTGGACGCGACCACGCACGACATAGCGACAGGGCGTCTCAAGTCCCGGGTCGCGGCGGCGGGCGGCCCACCGGAACTACAGCGCCTCGCCCGTTCGTTCAACGAGATGGCCGACAACGTCCAGGACGTCCTGGAGCAGCAGCGTGCCTTCGTCGCCGACGCCTCCCACCAACTGCGCAACCCGCTCTCGGCGCTGCTGCTCCGCATCGAGCTCCTCGCCCTCGAACTGCCCGAGGGCAATGAAGAGGTCGCGTCGGTCCGCACCGAGGGCAAACGCCTGGCCCAGGTTCTGGACGATCTGCTCGACCTCGCGCTGGCCGAGCACGCCGCGGCGGACCTAAGCGTCGTCGACATCGGGGAGCTCACCGCCGAGCGCGTCGCCGCCTGGCGGCCGCTCGCCGACGAGCGGGGCGTGCGGCTCACGGGCGACTGCCCGGCCACCACGGGCTGGGCCGACCCGATCGCCCTCTCCAGCGCGCTGGACGCGGTGATCGACAACGCCCTGAAGTTCACGCCCGAGGGCGGGGACGTGCGGGTGGCGGTCGCGTCGAGCAACGGGACGACGACCGTCGTGGTCACCGACGGCGGGCCCGGCCTGACCGAGGACGAGCTCGCCCGCGTCGGCGACCGCTTCTGGCGCAGCAACCGTCACCAGAACGTGCAGGGCTCAGGGCTCGGCCTGTCCATCTCGCGGACGCTGCTCGCGGCGGGCGGCGGCTCCATCGCGTACGCACGCCACGAACCGCACGGCCTGCGGGTGACGGTCAGCATCCCGCGCAGCGAGCCTCCGGACACGGCCTGA
- a CDS encoding amino acid ABC transporter permease translates to MNVLLDHFAEFREGFIGTVWLTVASSVLALILGVVLAGFRVSPVPPLRFFGAAWVTLFRNTPLTLLFLTIWFAVPQVFDFGFDPWTKALIVLSVYTSSFVCEAVRSGINTVPLGQAEAARSLGMTFFQTLGTIVLPQAVRTVLPPLSSIFIALTKNSAIAGAFSVTELFGWQKILSDRGFAIAWLFLWVALGYLVITFTISGLFRLLERSLEVAR, encoded by the coding sequence GTGAACGTACTGCTCGACCACTTCGCGGAATTCCGCGAGGGATTCATAGGCACGGTCTGGCTGACCGTGGCCAGCAGCGTGCTCGCGCTGATCCTTGGCGTCGTGCTCGCCGGTTTCCGGGTCTCCCCGGTACCGCCGCTGCGGTTCTTCGGCGCCGCCTGGGTCACCCTGTTCCGGAACACGCCGCTGACGCTGCTCTTCCTCACCATCTGGTTCGCCGTGCCGCAGGTCTTCGACTTCGGCTTCGACCCCTGGACCAAGGCGCTGATCGTACTCAGCGTCTACACCTCGTCGTTCGTCTGCGAGGCCGTACGGTCCGGTATCAACACCGTGCCGCTCGGGCAGGCCGAGGCGGCCCGCTCGCTCGGCATGACGTTCTTCCAGACGCTCGGCACGATCGTCCTGCCCCAGGCCGTGCGCACCGTCCTGCCGCCGCTGAGCAGCATCTTCATCGCCCTGACGAAGAACTCCGCCATCGCGGGCGCCTTCAGCGTCACGGAACTGTTCGGCTGGCAGAAGATCCTCAGCGACCGGGGCTTCGCCATCGCCTGGCTGTTCCTCTGGGTGGCGCTCGGCTACCTCGTGATCACATTCACCATCAGTGGCCTGTTCCGGCTGCTCGAGCGGAGCCTGGAGGTCGCACGATGA
- a CDS encoding amino acid ABC transporter ATP-binding protein yields the protein MTEVSVTKDAIPPGADDLVVLKNVNKHFGALHVLQDIDLTIARGEVVVVIGPSGSGKSTLCRAVNRLETIDSGSISIDGKPLPQEGKELARLRADVGMVFQSFNLFAHKTVLENVTLGQTKVRKIGKAEAEAKARGLLDRVGVASQADKYPAQLSGGQQQRVAIARALAMDPKVMLFDEPTSALDPEMINEVLEVMQQLARDGMTMVVVTHEMGFARSAANRVVFMADGRIVEEAVPDQFFNNPRSDRAKDFLSKILKH from the coding sequence GTGACCGAAGTATCGGTGACCAAGGACGCCATACCGCCCGGGGCGGACGACCTGGTCGTGCTGAAGAACGTCAACAAGCACTTCGGCGCTCTGCACGTGCTCCAGGACATCGACCTGACCATCGCCCGCGGTGAGGTCGTCGTCGTGATCGGCCCCTCCGGGTCCGGCAAGTCGACCCTGTGCCGTGCCGTCAACCGCCTGGAGACGATCGATTCGGGAAGCATCTCGATCGACGGCAAGCCGCTGCCCCAGGAGGGCAAGGAGCTCGCGAGGCTCCGTGCGGACGTGGGCATGGTCTTCCAGTCCTTCAACCTTTTCGCGCACAAGACCGTGCTCGAGAACGTGACGCTGGGCCAGACCAAGGTGCGCAAGATCGGCAAGGCCGAGGCGGAGGCGAAGGCACGCGGTCTGCTCGACCGGGTCGGCGTCGCCTCCCAGGCCGACAAATACCCCGCGCAGCTCTCCGGCGGCCAGCAGCAACGCGTGGCCATCGCGCGCGCGTTGGCGATGGACCCCAAGGTGATGCTCTTCGACGAGCCCACGTCGGCGCTCGACCCGGAGATGATCAACGAGGTCCTCGAGGTCATGCAGCAGCTCGCCCGGGACGGGATGACGATGGTCGTCGTCACCCACGAGATGGGCTTCGCACGCTCCGCGGCCAACCGTGTCGTCTTCATGGCGGACGGCCGCATCGTCGAAGAGGCAGTGCCGGACCAGTTCTTCAACAACCCGCGCAGCGACCGGGCCAAGGACTTCCTGTCGAAGATCCTTAAGCACTGA
- a CDS encoding class III extradiol dioxygenase subunit B-like domain-containing protein, producing MLVAAAVCPCPPVLVPEVAAGAAPELDAARAACSDAIGVLAAARPDLLVVIGPAEQNGRGPHPQGTAGSFRGFGVDVDVRLGPVPPEAEAVSEVGAEGRRELPSSLAVAGWLLERAQWSAAPVEGLGVGEPDEAERCIQVGGGLGSRADRVALLVMGDASACRTLKAPGYLDERAAGFDAAVGRALGEADIEALKALDAGLAHELKAAGRAPWQVLAGAAEGAALRGELLYEDAPYGVGYMVAAWS from the coding sequence ATGCTTGTCGCCGCAGCCGTCTGCCCCTGTCCGCCGGTGCTCGTTCCCGAGGTCGCCGCGGGTGCCGCTCCCGAACTCGACGCCGCGCGCGCGGCGTGTTCGGATGCCATCGGGGTGCTCGCCGCCGCTCGGCCCGATCTCCTCGTCGTCATCGGGCCGGCCGAGCAGAACGGGCGCGGTCCGCACCCGCAGGGCACGGCCGGGTCGTTCCGGGGTTTCGGCGTGGACGTGGACGTGCGGCTCGGCCCGGTACCGCCGGAAGCGGAAGCAGTATCGGAGGTCGGAGCCGAGGGACGTCGTGAGCTTCCGTCGTCGCTCGCTGTCGCCGGCTGGCTGCTGGAGCGCGCACAGTGGTCGGCGGCGCCGGTGGAAGGTCTCGGTGTGGGGGAACCAGACGAGGCCGAGCGGTGTATCCAAGTCGGAGGGGGCCTCGGGTCCCGGGCCGACCGGGTGGCACTGCTGGTGATGGGCGACGCCAGCGCGTGCCGCACGCTGAAGGCGCCGGGGTACCTCGACGAGCGGGCGGCCGGCTTCGACGCCGCGGTCGGGCGTGCCCTCGGCGAGGCCGACATCGAGGCGCTGAAGGCGTTGGACGCGGGCCTCGCGCACGAACTGAAGGCGGCCGGCCGTGCGCCCTGGCAGGTGCTCGCCGGAGCGGCGGAGGGCGCTGCCCTGCGCGGCGAGCTGCTCTACGAGGACGCGCCGTACGGTGTCGGGTACATGGTGGCTGCCTGGTCGTAG
- a CDS encoding antitoxin yields the protein MGFLDQLKARLAPAKGKVSDLAQQHGGKIDQGLDKAAKVVDEKTKGKYSDKIQAGTGKAKDALGRIAGADGEKGAGGSAGPSTPQSPPSPPPAS from the coding sequence ATGGGCTTCCTGGACCAACTGAAAGCCAGACTCGCCCCTGCCAAGGGCAAGGTCTCGGACCTGGCGCAGCAGCACGGGGGCAAGATCGACCAGGGCCTGGACAAGGCTGCGAAGGTGGTCGACGAGAAGACCAAGGGCAAGTACAGCGACAAGATCCAGGCGGGCACGGGGAAGGCGAAGGACGCCCTCGGCCGCATCGCCGGGGCCGACGGGGAGAAGGGCGCGGGCGGCAGTGCCGGGCCTTCGACCCCACAGTCGCCTCCGTCGCCCCCGCCTGCTTCCTGA
- the miaB gene encoding tRNA (N6-isopentenyl adenosine(37)-C2)-methylthiotransferase MiaB — translation MSAKTYEVRTYGCQMNVHDSERLSGLLEDAGYERAPEGADGDADVVVFNTCAVRENADNRLYGNLGRLAPMKTKRPGMQIAVGGCLAQKDRDTIVKRAPWVDVVFGTHNIGKLPVLLERARVQEEAQVEIAESLEAFPSTLPTRRESAYAAWVSISVGCNNTCTFCIVPALRGKEKDRRTGDILAEIEALVGEGVSEITLLGQNVNAYGSDIGDREAFSKLLRACGKIDGLERVRFTSPHPRDFTDDVIAAMAETPNVMPQLHMPLQSGSDPILKAMRRSYRQDRFLGIIEKVRAAMPDAAISTDIIVGFPGETEEDFEQTMHVVREARFANAFTFQYSKRPGTPAATMEGQIPKEVVRSRYERLVAVQEEISWEENKKQVGRTLDLMVAEGEGRKDGATHRLSGRAPDNRLVHFTKPDTEVRPGDVVTVEITYAAPHHLLAEGAVLNVRPTRAGDAWEKRNTEAAAKPAGVMLGLPKIGAPAPLPVTTGSGCGCD, via the coding sequence ATGAGCGCGAAGACTTACGAGGTGCGCACCTACGGGTGCCAGATGAACGTCCATGACTCCGAGCGGCTTTCCGGCCTCCTGGAGGACGCCGGCTACGAACGTGCGCCCGAAGGAGCCGACGGCGACGCCGACGTCGTCGTCTTCAACACGTGCGCCGTGCGCGAGAACGCCGACAACCGCCTGTACGGCAATCTCGGCCGCCTGGCGCCGATGAAGACCAAGCGGCCCGGGATGCAGATCGCCGTCGGCGGCTGTCTGGCGCAGAAGGACCGCGACACCATCGTCAAGCGGGCGCCCTGGGTCGACGTCGTCTTCGGCACCCACAACATCGGCAAGCTGCCGGTCCTTCTGGAGCGTGCCCGCGTCCAGGAAGAGGCGCAGGTCGAGATCGCCGAGTCGCTCGAGGCCTTCCCGTCGACGCTGCCGACCCGCCGTGAGAGCGCGTACGCGGCCTGGGTCTCCATCTCCGTCGGCTGCAACAACACCTGCACCTTCTGCATCGTGCCCGCGCTGCGCGGCAAGGAGAAGGACCGCAGGACCGGTGACATCCTCGCGGAGATCGAGGCGCTCGTCGGCGAGGGCGTCTCCGAGATCACCCTCCTCGGGCAGAACGTGAACGCGTACGGCTCGGACATCGGTGACCGCGAGGCCTTCAGCAAGCTCCTGCGGGCCTGCGGCAAGATCGACGGCCTGGAGCGCGTGCGCTTCACCTCCCCGCACCCGCGCGACTTCACCGACGACGTCATCGCCGCCATGGCCGAGACGCCGAACGTGATGCCGCAGCTCCACATGCCGCTGCAGTCCGGCTCGGACCCGATCCTCAAGGCGATGCGCCGCTCCTACCGGCAGGATCGTTTCCTGGGCATCATCGAGAAGGTCCGCGCGGCCATGCCGGACGCGGCCATCTCGACGGACATCATCGTGGGCTTCCCCGGCGAGACCGAGGAGGACTTCGAGCAGACGATGCACGTGGTCCGCGAGGCCCGCTTCGCGAACGCCTTCACCTTCCAGTACTCCAAGCGCCCCGGGACCCCGGCGGCCACCATGGAGGGCCAGATCCCCAAGGAGGTCGTCCGGTCGCGCTACGAGCGCCTGGTGGCCGTCCAGGAGGAGATCTCCTGGGAGGAGAACAAGAAGCAGGTCGGCCGCACCCTGGACCTCATGGTCGCCGAGGGCGAGGGCCGCAAGGACGGCGCCACCCACCGTCTCTCCGGCCGCGCACCCGACAACCGCCTGGTCCACTTCACCAAGCCGGACACCGAGGTGCGTCCCGGTGACGTCGTGACCGTCGAGATCACCTACGCCGCACCGCACCACCTGCTCGCCGAGGGGGCCGTCCTCAACGTGCGTCCCACGCGCGCGGGCGACGCCTGGGAGAAGCGGAACACCGAGGCTGCCGCCAAGCCCGCGGGCGTGATGCTGGGCCTGCCGAAGATCGGCGCTCCGGCGCCGCTGCCGGTGACGACGGGCAGCGGCTGCGGCTGCGACTGA
- a CDS encoding glutamate ABC transporter substrate-binding protein, whose translation MKLRKSAAAAAVVAALALTATACGGEEGTAGDKPKDPTGGKNAPKLPTYEVKSDVKVDSSVLKKAQKAGKLVIGAKDDQPYLGFKDSAGKRSGFDIEIAKMVAADLGFKPDQIEFKTIDSGVRETTISKGDVDLYVGTYTINDERKKQVGFAGPYFMAGADLLVRSDENDITGPDTVKGKKVCSIVGSTPLQEIKKSKYGAKTVELAKYSECVQQLINKEVDAVTTDDAILKGYAAQQPKALKVVGKPFTKEPYGIGMSKDDKALRDAVADAVEAHQKNGDYKKAYDATLGLSKSKYTEPPALERY comes from the coding sequence ATGAAGCTCCGCAAGTCCGCTGCCGCGGCGGCCGTCGTCGCCGCTCTCGCCCTGACCGCCACGGCATGCGGCGGCGAGGAGGGTACGGCCGGCGACAAGCCGAAGGACCCGACCGGCGGCAAGAACGCGCCCAAGCTGCCCACGTACGAAGTGAAGTCCGACGTCAAGGTCGACTCCTCGGTTCTGAAGAAGGCCCAGAAGGCCGGCAAGCTCGTCATCGGCGCCAAGGACGACCAGCCGTACCTGGGCTTCAAGGACAGCGCCGGCAAACGCTCCGGCTTCGACATCGAGATCGCCAAGATGGTCGCCGCCGACCTCGGTTTCAAGCCCGACCAGATCGAGTTCAAGACGATCGACTCCGGCGTCCGCGAGACCACCATCTCCAAGGGCGACGTCGACCTCTACGTAGGCACGTACACGATCAACGACGAGCGCAAGAAGCAGGTCGGCTTCGCCGGTCCGTACTTCATGGCGGGCGCCGACCTCCTCGTCCGCTCGGATGAGAACGACATCACCGGTCCGGACACCGTGAAGGGCAAGAAGGTCTGCTCGATCGTCGGCTCCACTCCGCTCCAGGAGATCAAGAAGTCGAAGTACGGCGCGAAGACCGTCGAGCTGGCCAAGTACTCCGAGTGCGTGCAGCAGCTCATCAACAAGGAGGTCGACGCCGTCACCACTGACGACGCCATCCTCAAGGGGTACGCGGCGCAGCAGCCGAAGGCGCTGAAGGTCGTCGGCAAGCCCTTCACCAAGGAGCCGTACGGCATCGGCATGAGCAAGGACGACAAGGCCCTGCGCGACGCCGTGGCGGACGCCGTCGAGGCGCACCAGAAGAACGGTGACTACAAGAAGGCGTACGACGCGACGCTCGGCCTGTCGAAGTCCAAGTACACCGAGCCGCCGGCCCTCGAGCGCTACTGA
- a CDS encoding response regulator transcription factor — protein sequence MRLLLVEDDDHVAAALSAVLARHGFDVKHARNGEEALQALLPAETPPFGVVLLDLGLPDQDGYEVCGKIRKRGSIPVIMVTARSDVRSRIHGLNLGADDYVVKPYDTGELIARIHAVIRRPTPGGAPASEDSELRLGQVHIELPTRQVTVDGSVVQLTRKEFDLLALLAQRPGVVFRREQIISEVWRTSWEGTGRTLEVHVASLRSKLHMPALIETVRGVGYRLVAPAA from the coding sequence ATGAGACTGCTTCTCGTCGAGGACGACGACCATGTGGCGGCCGCCCTCTCCGCGGTCCTCGCCCGGCACGGCTTCGACGTGAAGCACGCCCGCAACGGCGAGGAAGCCCTGCAAGCTCTGCTGCCCGCGGAAACGCCCCCCTTCGGAGTGGTCCTCCTCGACCTGGGGCTGCCCGACCAGGACGGATACGAGGTGTGCGGCAAGATCCGCAAGCGCGGCTCGATACCCGTGATCATGGTGACGGCGCGCTCGGACGTACGCTCCCGGATCCATGGCCTCAACCTCGGAGCCGACGACTACGTAGTGAAGCCGTACGACACCGGGGAACTCATCGCCCGCATCCACGCCGTCATCCGCCGGCCCACCCCCGGAGGCGCACCGGCATCCGAGGACAGCGAACTGCGTCTCGGGCAGGTGCACATCGAGCTGCCCACCCGGCAGGTCACCGTTGACGGTTCAGTCGTCCAACTGACCCGCAAGGAGTTCGACTTGCTCGCACTCCTCGCACAGCGCCCCGGAGTGGTCTTCCGGCGCGAGCAGATCATCAGCGAGGTGTGGCGCACCAGTTGGGAAGGGACCGGACGCACGCTGGAGGTGCACGTGGCCTCCCTGCGCTCCAAACTGCACATGCCCGCCCTGATCGAGACCGTGCGCGGCGTCGGCTACCGCCTCGTCGCCCCGGCCGCGTAG